A genomic window from Silene latifolia isolate original U9 population chromosome 11, ASM4854445v1, whole genome shotgun sequence includes:
- the LOC141612229 gene encoding U-box domain-containing protein 45 → MAKCDHHRQTHIPGSHHQHFRPWTAIRRTLLAAITCGRTTTVTTTAPTPKKPEPRSEPVSERSEPGKLYEMLNLSSTSDESTETAEMTEEMRRRKEEKLAEMTAAVGLLQSDDVEEREKGAKMVRGFAKEDGDARSTLAMLGAIPPLVSIIDLHIDHHHDDQHVHVLKIEALYALLNLGIGNDLNKAAIVQAGAVHKMLKKIESSKGSVDPAISEAIVANFLALSALDSNKIVIGTSGAIPFLVSILEDSENKPNSQVRQDSLRALYNLSISPANIALILETNLIRYLINSLGYMEMSERILSILSNVVSTPEGRKAISNVPDAFPILIDVLNWTDSPGCQEKASYVLMVMAHKSYSDRQHMIEAGIGSALLELTLLGSTLAQKRASRILECLRLDKGKQVSQCFDNNTSQAVSAPIYGSPLTVTNVNKEEEAMMSEEKKAVKQLVQQSLQSNMKRIVKRANLPQDFVPSEHLKSLTSCSTSKSLPF, encoded by the exons ATGGCAAAGTGTGATCACCACCGACAAACTCACATTCCCGGATCTCACCACCAACATTTCCGACCATGGACCGCCATCCGCCGCACACTCCTCGCCGCAATCACCTGCGGCCGAACCACCACCGTAACAACCACCGCCCCCACCCCGAAAAAACCAGAACCCCGGTCCGAACCGGTCAGCGAGCGGTCAGAACCGGGAAAACTATACGAAATGCTGAACTTATCCTCAACGTCGGATGAATCGACGGAAACGGCGGAAATGACGGAGGAGATGCGGCGGAGGAAGGAGGAGAAACTAGCGGAGATGACGGCGGCGGTGGGGCTGTTACAGAGTGATGACGTGGAGGAAAGAGAAAAAGGTGCGAAAATGGTGAGAGGTTTTGCTAAAGAAGATGGTGATGCGAGGTCTACTTTAGCTATGTTGGGTGCTATTCCTCCACTTGTTTCCATTATTGATCTCCACATTGATCATCATCATGATGATCAACATGTTCATGTATTGAAGATTGAAGCTTTATATGCTCTTCTTAATCTTGGCATTGGCAATGATTT GAATAAAGCGGCTATTGTTCAAGCGGGGGCAGTCCATAAGATGCTCAAGAAGATTGAGTCTTCAAAAGGGTCTGTAGATCCGGCTATTTCGGAAGCCATTGTTGCGAATTTCCTAGCATTGAGTGCATTGGATTCGAATAAGATAGTAATTGGAACTTCAGGTGCAATCCCTTTCTTGGTTAGCATTTTAGAGGACTCTGAGAATAAACCCAACTCACAAGTGAGGCAGGACTCGCTGAGAGCCCTTTACAATCTCTCCATATCACCGGCAAACATTGCATTGATTCTTGAGACAAATTTGATTCGGTACCTCATAAACTCGTTGGGGTATATGGAAATGAGCGAGCGAATCCTTTCGATTCTAAGCAATGTAGTTTCGACACCAGAAGGAAGAAAAGCCATCAGCAATGTCCCGGACGCTTTCCCTATTTTGATTGACGTGTTGAATTGGACCGACTCACCCGGGTGTCAAGAGAAAGCCTCCTATGTGTTAATGGTTATGGCTCATAAATCTTATAGTGATAGACAACATATGATAGAAGCCGGGATTGGTTCAGCATTGTTAGAGTTAACCCTTCTCGGAAGCACATTAGCacagaaaagggcatcgaggaTTTTGGAATGTTTGAGGTTAGATAAAGGGAAACAAGTTTCTCAGTGCTTTGACAATAACACAAGTCAGGCGGTTTCCGCTCCTATATACGGTTCGCCCTTGACTGTGACAAATGTTAATAAGGAAGAGGAGGCAATGATGAGCGAGGAGAAGAAAGCGGTGAAGCAATTAGTACAACAAAGCTTGCAAAGCAATATGAAAAGGATTGTCAAGAGGGCTAACTTGCCTCAAGATTTTGTTCCTTCGGAGCATCTCAAGTCACTCACTTCATGCTCAACTTCAAAAAGCCTACCTTTCTGA
- the LOC141612230 gene encoding signal peptidase complex subunit 2-like isoform X2 — protein sequence MATDINNGGGDSTTTTNETAAKKQNPKKCNLLDHHAIKYLLDETVCEVVHRCGFPEDVRLSNMKLLMGSLIIILALVAQFYPKKFPDNRYFLIGCIVLYVILNVVLQLIIYKKQRNAIVFTHPPRGSSNVTGVVVSSTFPRFSDMYTLTIESADPNSISANKPVELTKSVTKWFTKDGVLVEGIFWNDVKGLLESHYKEPKKNS from the exons ATGGCGACCGACATCAACAATGGCGGCGGCGacagcaccaccaccaccaacgaaACAGCAGCAAAGAAGCAAAACCCTAAGAAATGCAATTTACTTGATCATCACGCCATCAAATACCTTCTTGACGAAACTGTTTGTGAG GTTGTTCATAGATGCGGTTTTCCGGAAGATGTAAGGTTGAGCAATATGAAATTGTTGATGGGATCGTTGATCATAATCCTTGCTCTTGTGGCGCAGTTTTACCCAAAGAAGTTTCCAGATAATCGTTACTTTTTAATCGGCTGCATTGTATT ATATGTTATCTTAAACGTCGTGTTGCAGCTGATCATTTACAAGAAACAAAGGAATGCCATCGTGTTCACTCACCCTCCAAGG GGATCCTCCAATGTCACGGGCGTGGTTGTATCGTCCACATTCCCCAGGTTCTCCGATATGTATACATTGACGATAGAAAGCGCTGATCCAAATTCCATTTCTGCAAACAAACCTGTTGAGTTGACAAAGAGCGTCACTAAATG GTTCACCAAGGATGGAGTATTGGTGGAAGGCATTTTCTGGAATGATGTTAAAGGGCTCTTAGAAAGTCATTACAAAGAACCAAAGAAGAACAGTTGA
- the LOC141612230 gene encoding signal peptidase complex subunit 2-like isoform X1, producing the protein MATDINNGGGDSTTTTNETAAKKQNPKKCNLLDHHAIKYLLDETVCEVVHRCGFPEDVRLSNMKLLMGSLIIILALVAQFYPKKFPDNRYFLIGCIVLYVILNVVLQLIIYKKQRNAIVFTHPPRGSSNVTGVVVSSTFPRFSDMYTLTIESADPNSISANKPVELTKSVTKWFTKDGVLVEGIFWNDVKGLLESHYKEPKKNS; encoded by the exons ATGGCGACCGACATCAACAATGGCGGCGGCGacagcaccaccaccaccaacgaaACAGCAGCAAAGAAGCAAAACCCTAAGAAATGCAATTTACTTGATCATCACGCCATCAAATACCTTCTTGACGAAACTGTTTGTGAG GTTGTTCATAGATGCGGTTTTCCGGAAGATGTAAGGTTGAGCAATATGAAATTGTTGATGGGATCGTTGATCATAATCCTTGCTCTTGTGGCGCAGTTTTACCCAAAGAAGTTTCCAGATAATCGTTACTTTTTAATCGGCTGCATTGTATTATAT GTTATCTTAAACGTCGTGTTGCAGCTGATCATTTACAAGAAACAAAGGAATGCCATCGTGTTCACTCACCCTCCAAGG GGATCCTCCAATGTCACGGGCGTGGTTGTATCGTCCACATTCCCCAGGTTCTCCGATATGTATACATTGACGATAGAAAGCGCTGATCCAAATTCCATTTCTGCAAACAAACCTGTTGAGTTGACAAAGAGCGTCACTAAATG GTTCACCAAGGATGGAGTATTGGTGGAAGGCATTTTCTGGAATGATGTTAAAGGGCTCTTAGAAAGTCATTACAAAGAACCAAAGAAGAACAGTTGA
- the LOC141615264 gene encoding F-box protein At2g17036-like, giving the protein MAADWSTFPLELLEDVAFKLESFEDFIYFSTVCRSWNHASSSIKHLWRPKPVVPWLLLAENTNDNPHCVRKIYNLNNDKCYQLTLPETFRARCWGSPYGWIAKVGFDFDVQLFNPITKASISFPRLNTLPHLPEYDHEIFEDEEEYCGWCLTIPLTRLVVLKLSHNGKEEFVLMAVLYYDIEHVAFARHGDQSWISVSEKDPQDGLTRIVDAIGVDDSVFVLYTNGSVRYWDVDNLFNSLGVVKPMDYLPDLPDLLAVMDQGWSKLYLVQSGTDLLLVVRVKHEVLHSDGFKSNFDLYYQTIDFAVYKIDLNTKIWDEIEDLGDVALFVGHNTSICVPIGSKSLERNCIYFTDDQNDGWSLVTEKGGHDMGVYDIKREQVRRFYEGGDTRSSFCPPTWFIPQL; this is encoded by the coding sequence ATGGCAGCCGATTGGTCTACATTCCCTCTCGAACTTCTTGAAGATGTTGCATTCAAGTTGGAATCTTTCGaagattttatttatttttctaccGTTTGTCGGTCCTGGAATCATGCTTCGTCCTCAATAAAGCACCTATGGAGGCCTAAACCAGTAGTACCATGGCTTTTACTTGCTGAAAACACTAACGATAACCCGCATTGCGTTCGAAAGATATATAATCTTAACAATGACAAGTGTTACCAACTGACTCTACCCGAGACATTCAGAGCAAGATGTTGGGGTTCGCCTTATGGTTGGATTGCAAAAGTTGGGTTTGATTTCGATGTTCAATTGTTCAATCCTATCACCAAAGCGAGTATTAGTTTCCCTAGATTGAATACTCTCCCACACCTACCTGAATACGACCACGAAATCtttgaagatgaagaagaataTTGTGGTTGGTGTTTAACAATCCCTTTGACCAGACTTGTTGTGCTCAAACTGTCTCATAATGGCAAGGAGGAGTTTGTTTTAATGGCGGTACTTTATTATGATATCGAGCATGTGGCTTTTGCTAGGCATGGAGATCAATCTTGGATATCAGTATCTGAAAAGGATCCTCAGGATGGGCTTACTCGGATTGTTGATGCGATAGGCGTTGATGATTCTGTGTTTGTTTTGTACACCAATGGATCAGTCAGATATTGGGATGTTGATAATCTGTTCAACAGTCTTGGGGTTGTAAAACCAATGGATTATTTACCCGACTTACCCGATCTTTTGGCTGTAATGGATCAAGGGTGGTCGAAATTATATTTGGTACAATCCGGGACTGATCTCCTTTTGGTAGTGCGAGTCAAGCATGAAGTATTGCATTCGGATGGGTTTAAGAGTAACTTCGATCTTTATTACCAAACAATTGATTTTGCTGTGTACAAGATTGATCTCAACACCAAAATTTGGGACGAAATTGAAGATTTGGGTGATGTGGCGTTATTCGTAGGCCATAACACTTCTATATGTGTTCCTATAGGTTCCAAATCTTTGGAACGTAATTGTATATATTTCACAGATGATCAAAATGACGGTTGGTCACTCGTGACAGAGAAAGGAGGACATGATATGGGTGTATATGACATCAAGCGTGAACAAGTACGACGGTTTTATGAAGGCGGTGATACCCGTTCTTCATTTTGCCCACCGACATGGTTTATTCCTCAACTCTAA
- the LOC141612232 gene encoding putative CCR4-associated factor 1 homolog 7 has protein sequence MAKTEDKIQIREVWSYNLEEEFDLIREIVDKYPYVAMDSEFPGVVIRPVGNFKNITEYNYQTLKANVDMLKLIQLGLTFSDEKGNLPTCGTDKFCIWQFNFKEFDVGEDVYASDSILLLKQCGIDFEKNIEAGIDSNRFAELLMSSGIVLNDCIKWVTFHSGYDFGYLLKLLSCRDLPETQTGFFNLINLYFPIVYDIKHLMKFCNSLHGGLNKLAELLEVERFGICHQAGSDSLLTCSTFMKLKENFFNGCPEKYAGVLYGLGVEDA, from the coding sequence ATGGCAAAAACTGAGGATAAGATTCAAATCAGAGAGGTTTGGAGTTATAATTTAGAGGAAGAATTTGATTTGATTAGAGAAATTGTTGATAAGTATCCTTATGTGGCTATGGATTCTGAGTTTCCTGGCGTTGTTATTCGGCCCGTAGGCAACTTTAAGAACATTACAGAATATAATTATCAGACCTTGAAAGCTAATGTTGATATGTTGAAGTTAATTCAATTGGGTCTTACTTTTTCTGATGAGAAAGGAAACTTGCCTACCTGTGGGACTGATAAGTTTTGCATTTGGCAGTTCAATTTTAAGGAGTTTGATGTTGGTGAAGATGTGTATGCTAGTGATTCCATTTTGCTTTTGAAGCAATGTGGGATTGATTTTGAGAAGAATATTGAGGCGGGTATTGACTCGAATCGATTTGCTGAGCTTCTTATGTCATCTGGGATTGTGTTGAATGATTGTATTAAGTGGGTGACTTTTCATAGTGGGTATGATTTTGGGTACTTGCTAAAGTTGTTGTCTTGTCGGGATTTACCTGAAACACAAACTGGGTTTTTCAACTTGATCAACCTATATTTTCCCATAGTGTATGACATCAAGCATTTGATGAAGTTCTGCAATAGCCTCCATGGTGGGCTTAACAAGCTTGCTGAGTTGTTGGAAGTCGAAAGATTTGGAATTTGTCACCAGGCTGGATCAGATAGCTTGCTTACTTGCTCTACATTTATGAAATTGAAGGAGAATTTCTTCAATGGCTGCCCAGAGAAGTATGCTGGGGTCCTTTATGGGCTTGGTGTTGAGGATGCTTAG
- the LOC141612233 gene encoding putative CCR4-associated factor 1 homolog 6 gives MAKNEDSIQIREVWSYNLEEEFALIRDIVDDYPYVAMDSEFPGVVTRPVGNFKNITDYNYKTLKDNVDMLKLIQLGLTFSDEKGNLPTCGTEKFCIWQFNFKEFDVEEDLYASDSIELLKQCGIDFKKNTEDGIDSNRFAELLMSSGIVLNDCVKWVTFHSGYDFGYLLKLLTCRNLPDTQAGFFNLINLYFPMVYDIKHLMKFCNSLHGGLNKLAELLEVERFGICHQAGSDSLLTCCTFMKLKENFFNGCPEKYAGVLYGLGVEDG, from the coding sequence ATGGCAAAAAATGAGGATTCTATCCAAATCAGAGAGGTTTGGAGTTATAATTTAGAGGAGGAATTTGCTTTAATTAGAGATATTGTTGATGATTACCCTTATGTGGCTATGGATTCTGAGTTTCCTGGGGTTGTTACAAGGCCTGTAGGCAATTTTAAGAACATTACAGATTATAACTATAAGACCTTGAAAGATAATGTTGATATGTTGAAGTTAATTCAATTGGGTCTTACTTTTTCTGATGAAAAAGGGAATTTGCCTACTTGTGGAACTGAAAAGTTTTGCATTTGGCAGTTCAATTTTAAAGAGTTTGATGTTGAGGAAGATTTGTATGCTAGTGATTCCATTGAGCTTTTGAAGCAATGTGGGATTGATTTTAAGAAGAATACCGAGGATGGTATCGACTCTAATCGCTTTGCTGAGCTTCTTATGTCATCTGGGATTGTGTTGAATGATTGTGTTAAGTGGGTGACTTTTCATAGTGGGTATGATTTTGGGTATCTGCTAAAGTTGTTGACTTGTCGCAATTTGCCTGATACGCAAGCTGGGTTTTTCAATTTGATCAATTTGTATTTCCCGATGGTGTATGACATTAAGCATTTGATGAAGTTCTGTAATAGTCTCCATGGTGGGCTTAACAAGCTTGCTGAGTTATTGGAAGTTGAAAGATTCGGAATTTGTCACCAGGCTGGATCAGATAGCTTGCTTACTTGCTGTACATTTATGAAGTTGAAGGAGAATTTCTTCAATGGCTGCCCAGAGAAGTATGCTGGGGTCCTTTATGGGCTTGGCGTTGAGGATGGTTAA
- the LOC141614550 gene encoding F-box protein SKIP23-like, whose product MDIPNVCNAPVYILPMMKVHFGLCQPSLVDMIWVYVTSNQIIYRDSMKIGQLVSCKIMAADWSTLPLDPLGYIAIKLETLEDFIYFSVVCRSWNRVSSLIKHQWRPIPMPWLLLAENTSNNPYCVRKIFNPSNNKCYRLNLPETLGARCWGSDYGWVAMVDRSLNVSLFNPITKAEIRFPSAETIPDRRPYDEEVDGDEQGYISWILTGFLVRLIVLKVSENEFVIVVTYGNNDHLVFCYLGIRVFDVVTMDGYLVALYNDVSLVYWKIMDVQGHELVKPMNYSSSQLEMFDNEFRSGIGTLYLVQSGCDLLMVLRDKEEVMSSDGDGTDYDLDIVYETLSFSVYRLDPKHRRWEKIEDHATLFVGGNSTMSVSAKHLQPNFIYFTDDEYELSDFVRELGGHDMGVYDTKCDKIGRFYEGDGIRSEYCRPTWFIPRL is encoded by the exons ATGGACATACCAAATGTTTGCAACGCTCCAGTATATATTTTACCGATGATGAAAGTACATTTTGGTTTGTGCCAACCGAGTTTGGTGGACATGATATGGGTGTATGTGacatcaaatcaaatcatatatcgCGATTCTATGAAG ATTGGTCAATTGGTTTCTTGCAAGATCATGGCTGCTGATTGGTCGACATTGCCTCTTGATCCTCTTGGTTACATTGCAATCAAGTTGGAAACTTTGGaagattttatttatttttcagtgGTATGTCGCTCTTGGAATCGTGTTTCATCCTTAATAAAGCACCAGTGGAGGCCGATACCTATGCCATGGCTTTTACTAGCCGAAAATACTAGCAATAATCCGTATTGTGTTCGGAAGATCTTTAATCCTAGTAATAATAAATGTTACAGATTGAATCTCCCCGAGACTCTTGGAGCAAGGTGTTGGGGTTCGGACTATGGTTGGGTTGCAATGGTCGACCGTAGCCTCAATGTAAGTTTGTTCAATCCAATCACTAAGGCTGAAATTCGTTTCCCATCTGCGGAAACCATCCCAGATCGACGCCCAtatgatgaagaggtagatgggGATGAACAAGGTTATATTAGTTGGATTTTGACGGGGTTTTTGGTCAGGCTCATTGTGCTCAAAGTGTCTGAGAATGAGTTTGTTATTGTGGTAACATATGGTAATAACGACCACCTAGTTTTTTGCT ATTTGGGTATTAGGGTGTTTGATGTCGTGACGATGGATGGTTATTTAGTTGCTTTGTACAATGATGTATCGCTTGTATATTGGAAAATCATGGACGTCCAGGGTCATGAGCTTGTAAAGCCAATGAATTACTCGTCAAGTCAGTTAGAAATGTTCGACAACGAGTTCAGAAGTGGGATCGGAACACTATATTTGGTACAATCAGGTTGTGATCTCCTTATGGTATTACGAGACAAGGAAGAAGTGATGAGTTCAGATGGTGATGGGACTGATTATGATTTGGACATTGTTTATGAAACACTTAGTTTTTCGGTCTATAGACTTGATCCTAAACACAGAAGATGGGAAAAAATTGAAGATCATGCGACATTGTTTGTCGGTGGCAATTCAACTATGTCCGTTTCGGCCAAACATTTGCAACCTAACTTTATATATTTCACCGATGATGAATATGAGCTCTCTGACTTTGTGAGAGAGCTTGGTGGTCATGATATGGGTGTATATGACACCAAATGTGACAAAATAGGGCGATTTTATGAAGGTGATGGTATTCGCTCTGAATATTGTCGACCAACCTGGTTTATTCCTCGACTTTAA
- the LOC141614551 gene encoding putative F-box protein At5g55150, whose translation MAPNWSTLPLDLLTAVAFKLESFEDFIYFSLVCWSWNRASSSIKHLWRAKPVVPWLLLVENTKDNPDCVRKMLNIDNENKCYRRNLPETFGGRCWGSPYGWVAMAKLDLTVQLFNPITKATISFPSLETLPYLPKYTPAYNTEQEDYYHWCLRCFLTKLIVLKVSQNDHRHEFVIMIIYDFHRRLAFARHGDPSWTSVLINETTSVRIFDVVAMDNHVYAIYDDAAIAYWEIKEFFSLELVKPMDYLPGDPENFDDLWKNRRIKVYLIQSDTDIFTVLRHTEHVGNADNSDYDFQIDIGRTLMKICVMWHCSWVITLLCLFL comes from the exons ATGGCTCCAAACTGGTCTACATTGCCTCTTGACCTTCTTACTGCCGTTGCATTCAAGTTGGAATCTTTTGaagattttatttatttttctcttgtCTGTTGGTCCTGGAATCGTGCTTCGTCCTCAATTAAGCACCTATGGAGGGCTAAACCAGTAGTACCATGGCTTTTACTTGTTGAGAACACTAAAGATAATCCTGATTGCGTTCGAAAGATGTTGAATATCGACAATGAAAATAAGTGTTACAGACGGAATCTTCCAGAAACGTTTGGAGGAAGGTGCTGGGGATCGCCTTATGGTTGGGTTGCAATGGCTAAACTTGACCTCACCGTTCAACTATTTAATCCAATCACCAAGGCGACTATTAGTTTCCCATCTTTGGAAACTCTCCCATACCTACCCAAATATACCCCGGCATATAATACTGAACAAGAAGATTATTATCATTGGTGTTTGAGGTGTTTTTTGACAAAGCTAATTGTCCTCAAAGTTTCTCAAAATGATCATCGTCATGAGTTTGTTATTATGATAATTTATGATTTCCACAGACGGCTAGCTTTTGCTCGGCATGGAGATCCATCCTGGACATCAGTATTGATAAATGAAACAACAAGTGTTCGTATTTTTGATGTTGTGGCCATGGATAATCATGTATATGCTATATACGATGATGCAGCAATTGCATATTGGGAGATCAAGGAATTCTTCAGCCTTGAGCTTGTTAAACCAATGGATTATTTGCCGGGTGATCCTGAAAACTTCGATGATCTGTGGAAAAACAGAAGAATAAAAGTATATTTGATACAATCAGATACTGATATTTTCACGGTGTTACGACACACGGAGCATGTGGGGAATGCAGATAATAGTGATTATGATTTTCAGATTG ATATTGGGAGGACATTGATGAAGATTTGTGTGATGTGGCATTGTTCGTGGGTGATAACTCTTCTATGTCTGTTTCTCTAG